A window of Scomber scombrus chromosome 23, fScoSco1.1, whole genome shotgun sequence contains these coding sequences:
- the leap2 gene encoding liver-expressed antimicrobial peptide 2: MQMQMEKSVFNQRKAAVALCLVLLMLAQQVCAGPLASPGQSSPDHSPDSQGEQTIRTLRRIARMSPLWRIMNSKPFGAYCQNNYECSTGLCRAGRCSTGHRSLSEPVNY; this comes from the exons ATGCAGATGCAGATGGAGAAAAGCGTCTTCAaccaaagaaaagcagcagtggCACTTTGTCTCGTGCTGCTAATGCTGGCTCAGCAG GTGTGTGCAGGTCCGTTGGCCTCTCCGGGTCAGTCCAGTCCTGATCACAGTCCAGATTCACAGGGCGAACAGACCATCCGGACTCTGAGGAGGATAGCTCGGATGAGCCCGTTGTGGAGGATCATGAACAGTAAACCGTTCGGAGCTTACTGCCAGAACAACTACGAATGCTCCACAGGACTCTGCAG GGCGGGACGCTGCTCCACCGGCCACCGCTCCCTCTCAGAGCCCGTCAACTACTAG